A stretch of Homo sapiens chromosome 12, GRCh38.p14 Primary Assembly DNA encodes these proteins:
- the MGP gene encoding matrix Gla protein isoform 2 preproprotein (isoform 2 preproprotein is encoded by transcript variant 2), which yields MKSLILLAILAALAVVTLCYESHESMESYELNPFINRRNANTFISPQQRWRAKVQERIRERSKPVHELNREACDDYRLCERYAMVYGYNAAYNRYFRKRRGTK from the exons ATGAAGAGCCTGATCCTTCTTGCCATCCTGGCCGCCTTAGCGGTAGTAACTTTGTGTTATG aatcaCATGAAAGCATGGAATCTTATGAACTTA ATCCCTTCATTAACAGGAGAAATGCAAATACCTTCATATCCCCTCAGCAGAGATGGAGAGCTAAAGTCCAAGAGAG GATCCGAGAACGCTCTAAGCCTGTCCACGAGCTCAATAGGGAAGCCTGTGATGACTACAGACTTTGCGAACGCTACGCCATGGTTTATGGATACAATGCTGCCTATAATCGCTACTTCAGGAAGCGCCGAGGGACCAAATGA
- the MGP gene encoding matrix Gla protein isoform 1 precursor (isoform 1 precursor is encoded by transcript variant 1): protein MKSLILLAILAALAVVTLCYGEWQKEENFGFDIVSVLSLNWHRAQESHESMESYELNPFINRRNANTFISPQQRWRAKVQERIRERSKPVHELNREACDDYRLCERYAMVYGYNAAYNRYFRKRRGTK from the exons ATGAAGAGCCTGATCCTTCTTGCCATCCTGGCCGCCTTAGCGGTAGTAACTTTGTGTTATG GAGAgtggcagaaagaagaaaacttcgGCTTTGATATCGTTTCAGTTCTCTCTCTGAACTGGCATCGTGCCCAGG aatcaCATGAAAGCATGGAATCTTATGAACTTA ATCCCTTCATTAACAGGAGAAATGCAAATACCTTCATATCCCCTCAGCAGAGATGGAGAGCTAAAGTCCAAGAGAG GATCCGAGAACGCTCTAAGCCTGTCCACGAGCTCAATAGGGAAGCCTGTGATGACTACAGACTTTGCGAACGCTACGCCATGGTTTATGGATACAATGCTGCCTATAATCGCTACTTCAGGAAGCGCCGAGGGACCAAATGA